The window CGTCATTCTGATGCCTTCTCACTTTTGTCCGTGTCAGGTTGCTTCAGCAAAGATCAGGTGTATCTGGACGGGATCCTCCGGCTGCTCCGGCATCGCACGACCGTGGACTTCAAGATGTTGACGGCTTTAGGAAAGGTCAGTGCAAGAGGCTTCAACTCGAATGCAGATATTTAAGATCTGGCATTTGGGCCGTGTTCGACGGCAGGTGCTGATCCGTTCACACCTTGGCAGGTGTCGTATGAGGATGTGGAGAAGCTGCGCCACCTGGCGGTCTTTTCACGGACCAGAATCCCTCACTTCATGCGAGACCAGGAGCGGTACCTGCAATACCTGGATCACATCGTCGCGGTCAACGAGCTGGACGATGCGGCGCTGGAACACCTGCTACCTTAACCgtccaccctcccctcccccaccgccgTACCCCCAGGAAGCGGAGGTACAGACTGTCACGCGTGCTGCGTTCACGGTCACCTTCTTGTCAGCATTATCCACGTTTTTAATGAAACTTGAATGAACAAAAAGAGGCGGAAACACTAAAACCTCGTCTCACTTTCGTGCATGTTATgatggctccgccccccccccacctataCGCAGAAGTTACCTCAGCACTGCAACGCTGCGATGTAAACCGACGTTCTGTACTGTACGTAGCCTGCATACGTAACCACGACATCCTGAGACGGATGCTGCTAACATGTCGCGTAGGAGCAGAGATGCGCTTTTATTTATGCAGCTATTTAAGTTTTTATACTTTGAGCACAAGTTGAATGTCTCTACGATTAGCTTTATATCTTATTGGTTTCTGCCTTAgtctgtttacatttttaaagacatttcagAGGAGGGAGGCGTAAACGAGACCTCGAATCTTTAAGATATCAAGTGCCAGTGGACTCGCTTAGCACGTGGATTAAATCTCCGAGCtttatactttttttaaaaatgcattgttGATGACGTAATCAGCTGTTTTGAAGtccgttttttttaaaataccagTACGCTTCTGTGATGTCACCTGTCctaaagccccgccccctttctgCAGCAGCCCCTTTCCTCCCTTATTGAAGTTTCTCACCAACTAAATCAGTGGCCGCCTCGTGTTGGCTTCCACGCCACTTTATAAGAACCGACAAATTCCAAACACGGAAGTATATCCCATTATTTAAAGAATAACGAATGCTAATAGCAGGCGGTAGCATATTTAATGGTCGTCCCGCTGAACTTCTGCCAGAACAGCGGTTGTGGATGTTGCAGGCTGAGGCTCCAGATGCTTCAGCAGAAACCAGGTCACCAAACATGAAAACTGGCACCGTCACAGTTTTAAAACGACGTGTGAATCATGTGGTTCTGACAGCTGCCGAGCAGAATCTGACCCACTCGTCCAGCtttggacccccccacccctcagccTATATAAACAAATGCACCTAATTTGTAATTCACGGATGTTGCACCAGTGTTTATGTTCTGAAAACCACCTGAAATCTCACAATTATTAAACAACAAACATATTTAAGCGTCTGGTCTGTTTCACAACTTAACCGTCACAGTCTCATTAACTTGTGTTTTCTTCCAGGTGAAAATGCGGAATTCTCCACCTAAAATGTCAATAGATGTCACATAAGATCAAAGTTATTTCAccttaaaacaaacagaaaaatctCCGTAGCAACCATGTTCTGCAGTCGGCCACAAGGGGGCCTcaaaaacagctcatttatttGACAATAGATTTTCTGGGGGATTATGATTTTAATGCAGTCTGCAAGTCCTTGTTTGCAAGAAAAAACAGTTCCGTGGGaaggtttttaaataaaaatggtttATTCTCTGTCAATATAACTTTTGTACTATCGTAGCAGAAACACAGCCTCCATGTCGCTCAGTGAGAAATACTGGATCCCAGGTCGCCACGGCATCGGAATAACAGACTAACATCGAACAGCACGACACCCGCTTGATTCTGACCCAACAAGTCACGTTAAAAACAGGTTGAAGGAggtgtggaggggagggggggggggggggggggggggggtctggtgtCAGATCTGATTGGTCGGGGACACGAAGCGAGCAGCGCGCGTCCCCGGGCTTGATAAAGGGAAGTTGAATCcgtgtttgttttctgcagtGCTGACATCTTGCTCCAGTATGGCTGTTGGTTTGGAGGCAGAACTTTCTGCCACGACAAGGTCACAAGTTGAGGTAACAAAGATTcttcctgattggctggagggGACAGAAAGACAACCGATCAGAGGACGCGAAGGACGGCGTGGCCGCACACACAGAAGTGACGTCATCAACGCGCGCGTTCGTCACAATCGAACAACATTGGCAGAAAGCTTCTGTTTCCGGGGGAAACGCAGATGATTAAACTACCTGCTCTGGGTATCATGTTGCGTTGGAGCTGCTTATGGCCTTTGTTCCATCTGTGTTGGTGTTGGCGTGTTCCTTCACAACAGGATCTGGAAGGAGGAGGTCCCGCGTGTTACTATGATGAGGAATCGTAACTCGGTCCCCCGCGTCCCCGCTACTCACAGAAATACGGGTGCTGCATGGCCTCGGCCGCCGTCAGCCTCTGCTGGTGGTCGTAACGCAGCAGtttgtccagcaggtccagagcTTCCGGACTGACCAGGTGCTGGTTCTCCGACTGGATGAACTGCTCCCAGCGTTTCCTTGTTTGCCTGAACAACACGCCACCGGGCAGATGTCATGGCGTTGCAGGTTTGATGACAGGTGGACAGAGGTTCTGGTACTCACTGTCCCAGCAGGTCTTTGAAGCGTGTGTCCAGTTCTATGTGATACTTGTGCAGGTAACCAAAGAGCTCGTCCGTGCCGAGGACCTTTGCAATTCGGACCAGCTGGTAAACACAAAGGAAATACAGAtggttattattgttattattagggAACTTTCCCAAACAAGATCTGACTCCATATAAATCAGGAGAAACGTGGTGTAGTAACACACAGTGGCCGCCAGGTGGCAGTGAAGTGATTATTATCGTGTATCAATTCTTTAGACACTAGACAAGGTGTTAATCTAAAGGTGGAATTTTCTAATTAATTTGCTTTCTTGCTGTTAGATCAGTAGTGACTAGTGCAGAGAGCCTTGTTACAGGTACAAACACCATGATCAATATTTTTTACCTGGTCATAGTTGTCCTGGCCGTGAAAGAACGGCTCCTTCAGGAAAATCATGCTGGCCAACATGCAGCCGAGGCTCCACATGTCCAGACTGTAGTCGTACATCTGAGGAGAGAAGGACTGGCTGAAACCTCGGGAGTGAGCGGGGACAGAGACGCAGGTGAGGTTTGTACCTGATaatccaccagcagctcaggGCCTTTGAAATAACGCGACGCCACCCTGACGTTGTATTCCTGAGCGGGATGGTAAAACTCTGCCAAACCCCAATCTATGAGACGCAGCTGTGCAAAAGAGACAGTTATTAATGGTTACGGTCATGAGGaaagcctttttaaaagaatttcCCATAAACCCCTGATTTTCTTAAATCACTCACGATGATATCTCGCTGAGTGAATGAATGCTGCAACATTTCGGCTCATCTTGACTTGTTTCTGTGAGGCTAGCGGCTAACTGTTGCTACAGCATTTAGAAATGTGCTCAAACTTACCTTTCAAACAGAGGcactggttttattttattattcggCGAGTTCGAGCGATTGTTCGGGTGAAACTACGAGCGGACTGACCTTTCTGAGCTGGTGGTCGATCATCACGTTGTGGGGCTTCACGTCCCGGTGCATGATGCCCATACTGTGGCAGTAGTCCAGAGCCTGCAGAGGGCCACAGTCATCACCGGCAAACTCATCTTTCTGACCATTAAAATGCACGTTTCTGGACTATATCGTACAAATAAACAAACGGAGCTAATTCTGCggacatttaaacacaaatttAACAGAGATCGTCTTCAAACCGGGGCTGAAGGGGAAGTAGATGCATTCTCACCTTCAGCAGCTCGTACATGTAGTATCGGATGTCGTAATCCGTCAGCTTCTGGTAAAGCTCCTGTCAGAGGACATTTGTGGGTCAAACACTTAAACGGCGCTCAGATCATCTCTGCACACGACCGTTGGGGGTTAAGCGTGTTAATAATGGCCATGGTAACTGTGCACGTATGACATCAGCCAAACGGGAGTACCTTAAAATCTGTGTTATTGATGCACTCAAAGACAAGCGCTGGTGTTCTGGACTGCAAAGAGAGGACAACACAGGGCTCAATGGAGGAGACCAGCAGGTAGGTGGCGCTCACTCGACCacagcgcgcgcacacacacacacactgcatgacTGTAGTTGGCATGACGATGAGATGCAGCAGGAATCGAACTCACCACCGGGTCCTTGACCGTGTCCACCAGTCGGATGATGTTGGTTCCTCCTCGCAGGTTTTCAAGGATTTTAATCTCCCGtttgatcttcttcttcttgacgGGCTGAAGGTCAAAAATCGTTATTAGATTAATAACTCAttaaggtttttcttttcctgcagaggaaaatacctgaagtaaacacaaaaccctcttcatttatttaacagAATGAATAAATAGAAAAGTGGTGGGGCTGAAACCCAGTGGATGCGGAGCGCTGCCGCTCACCTTGAGGATtttcaccaccaccttctcgtTATTGGTCACATTTATGGCCTCAAACACTTCGCTGTACTTCCCTCGACCCAGTTTACGAACCAGCTGGTAGTTGTCTTGATTGCTGCAAAAATAGCCCCTTCTCATTATTTCGATTTCTTTAAATAATTTTCCAAGACTGTGACTAAACGACGTGGTCGGTTTCCCACCTCCAGTTGGGCACGTGTGCGTCATAATCCCAGTACTCTCTGTTCTTCTGTGTGTTGACGTCGGTGTAGACCCGAGCTTTGCTGCTGGCTGGCGTGGATCCAGGCATCGCTGGCTCTGAGGCGTTGCGTTCAGgaccctcccctccctctgaaTACTTGTCAGCTCGATACTGGAAGGCGGCGCAGTGACTCTCCACCACACGCGGCTCTAACACCCCCGCTGTGCGCTGCTTACCATCAGTTTTGGATGCTCGTGCCCCCTGCTGCAGGGTGTCAAACTGGCCTGAGGCAGCAGTCGAGCAGACTGACAGAGCTAAGATGAGCGAGCGTGTGAAGCCCCTGAGGAGGATGTTGATGGGCAGGGTGGCGTGAAGAGCCGCCAGctgcaggacacaaacacagagtgaAGGAAGGACGGGGCAGATGAGGGAAAAGCAAAAGATCCCATAAGAATTCCCTCAATCAAACACGGAAGAGATGTGGAATCAAATATGGAAGCCCAAatcagagagatggagagagattGTTTCCCAAATGAAACAATGGGATTTTAATTACACAAGACAAAAATGCAGAAAGGTGTATTTCTGTGTATTTCCAGCCGAATGATTATTTATAGAAGTGCTTCATGGTGATAATAATCTTTAAGTACCCTGGCAGGTTTGGGCTTACATAACGCGTGGATTTCACCGATATCATCTGAGAAGCCAAAACAAAAGAATCATTACTAGTTTAAAGATTCTAAGACATTTTACATCAAAATAAAGCGAGCTAAAATGAACGATTGGGGTTATAGTTTATGAACTGTACATTGTGTGGTAAAACCAGGAGGAATGTAAAGAACATGCAACACTATAATTAAGGGGTTTTACTGAAACTTATGGTAACCGATCCACTGGGTTATTTATATTAATATCTCTATCACCACAGTTTTCGCTTCACATGGAAATCGACTACGAGATTTAGCATTTTACGATCGTTTTTCCACACTAGCTAGCTACAAACGGGGGCGGCTTCCACAAATAATAAACGATTCAAGCAAATTAGATTCAGGTGCACCCTAAACTTCGCACCAATTCAAAGAAACACATACTTGTCGATGAaaggttgtttattttttactgcattgCTGGGGCGCAAAATCAATAACGCGGCTACAGTTAGCCGGCTAACCTCGTCGTTGAAATAGCCGAGCTCGGAGGAAGTCCGCCCGTCATCAACGTTAGCTTGTTAGCATCCAGTTAGCAGGACGTTACTCTCCGTAGTCTGACGTAGCAACGCCGCCGTGTCAGTGTGTCAAAAACGCGAGTGATATCGATTAAAGTgactgaatattttaatcagatCGGTGGAGGCGCTAACAGCGGCGGGCTAGCATCAGAGCAGGGTAGCATTTCCTTTTGCGGTAAACACAACCCGGAAGTAAACCAGGAAACACGTGACCTGCAATCTGGGCAATAACAAAAGTAAAgccaaataaaatattttaaatacgGACTTCACTCTATAGTTACAAAttaacttcattaaaaaaaaaactcaagtgAAAAGTCACAACAGTAAATAGGTGAGAAACCATATTTATTCATGTTGGATTTTTATTCATATTGGTTTATTCATAGAATCCGTGTAACGCCTAAACATTTGAGGAAAGGTGCGATTATCTTCCCCGctcatgacaaaaaaaaaattaaaacgcTGGGTCTAATGTCcatgtttggtttatttttgtttctgtaTACAGTATGAACAGGAGTCTATATTAATATCCATGGGTGGAAATGCTTCATTATACTTGATCACCTCATTCAGGAGGTTCATGGCACAACTGCAGAAGCCCCTCAGCCCCTCCTGCTAAAGTTCCCTTTGCCCATGATCCTTCACCTCAGAAACCTCCCTTTAAATATACTACGACTGTACAGAATATAGAAACTCACACAGTAAATAAAGTACACAAATACTCAGGAGTCTTCAAATTTAAGCTTGGAATAAACCGGCACGTAAAATACCAGTTTGAGGAAATTCGGATTAATCTGCTGAGCTCCAGGAGCTCAGAATCCAGATTAGGATCGTTAAAATGCCAATTCTTCAAAACAATAATGAAAACTATGACATTTGTTAGAGCTATCACACAGTAACTAATGCAGCTAGTATGAATATTATAAGGTTCCGTTGGGTTAAATCTGGTGAGAAATCAAACTAGAGCACTTGCAAAATACTGCAAGTTCATTtgtgaattaaaaaaacaaaacaaaacaggtaaCATAAGCACTATACAGTTTTCAAGGTTTACACTGAGTATACAGACAATCTATAATATAACAGAGTAGATGATGCCATGAATCAGTAGTCATAAATACAACATTGTGCAGGTTTAATTGCACATGTCAAGTGTTTGTATGGCATGATAGGTACGGGTTAGTTACCTACTGATACCtagtcatttattttaatacaaaGATGCAACAACACAGATGCCAGAGGACACGGGCTatacattttgcacattttcaatttttttctcCGTCTCTTTCTGGGGGTGTTTTCCTAAATAAAGCCAACCTAGAATATAATACAACAGTGACTTTAGAGTGTGATAAATACTCATGCACAAACAAATAATACTACCTAAGATCTAGTATGAGAAAAGATACTGCTGCACGAGCCAGCTGCGGCGTTTGGGTGGAGAGTCTCCAACGCCCCAGGTGGGAGGTCGGAATAAAAATGAAGAACTGAGGAAACGAAAAAGGCACATGCAAAAATCAACAGTCACGAAACAGACGATCACATGCAAACCACAGAAAGGTCCCGAAAAACTCGcaagaaaaccccaaaataaTCTGCCAGGGAGACTGGTCACAGCCCGTTTGACTCTCGCCGTCTCTCGGGTGAGCGATGACGAAATCGTGTTATCGGTACTAAAAATCGTGGCTCGGGAGCGCGTTCGGAGCTAAAGACGGGAGCGCCCAGGCGGCCGGGGTCTGTGGGAGCGCGACAAGAGCCGGTTCAGTTCACGGGATGCAGGGGGCCTCGGGGAAACTCTCGCCCTCGGCGGTGTGCTGGACCGTGTGCTCCTGCAGCGCCGCCAGGTCGACGAAGCGCTCGCCGCACCACACGCACTTGAACTGCGTCTCGCGCGAGTGCACGCTCTGG is drawn from Takifugu flavidus isolate HTHZ2018 chromosome 2, ASM371156v2, whole genome shotgun sequence and contains these coding sequences:
- the csnk2a2a gene encoding casein kinase 2, alpha prime polypeptide a isoform X2, which produces MPGSTPASSKARVYTDVNTQKNREYWDYDAHVPNWSNQDNYQLVRKLGRGKYSEVFEAINVTNNEKVVVKILKPVKKKKIKREIKILENLRGGTNIIRLVDTVKDPVSRTPALVFECINNTDFKELYQKLTDYDIRYYMYELLKALDYCHSMGIMHRDVKPHNVMIDHQLRKLRLIDWGLAEFYHPAQEYNVRVASRYFKGPELLVDYQMYDYSLDMWSLGCMLASMIFLKEPFFHGQDNYDQLVRIAKVLGTDELFGYLHKYHIELDTRFKDLLGQQTRKRWEQFIQSENQHLVSPEALDLLDKLLRYDHQQRLTAAEAMQHPYFYPVVKEHANTNTDGTKAISSSNAT
- the csnk2a2a gene encoding casein kinase 2, alpha prime polypeptide a isoform X1, whose amino-acid sequence is MISVKSTRYLAALHATLPINILLRGFTRSLILALSVCSTAASGQFDTLQQGARASKTDGKQRTAGVLEPRVVESHCAAFQYRADKYSEGGEGPERNASEPAMPGSTPASSKARVYTDVNTQKNREYWDYDAHVPNWSNQDNYQLVRKLGRGKYSEVFEAINVTNNEKVVVKILKPVKKKKIKREIKILENLRGGTNIIRLVDTVKDPVSRTPALVFECINNTDFKELYQKLTDYDIRYYMYELLKALDYCHSMGIMHRDVKPHNVMIDHQLRKLRLIDWGLAEFYHPAQEYNVRVASRYFKGPELLVDYQMYDYSLDMWSLGCMLASMIFLKEPFFHGQDNYDQLVRIAKVLGTDELFGYLHKYHIELDTRFKDLLGQQTRKRWEQFIQSENQHLVSPEALDLLDKLLRYDHQQRLTAAEAMQHPYFYPVVKEHANTNTDGTKAISSSNAT